A segment of the Chloroflexota bacterium genome:
GCTAATGTCTCTTCCATGCTTTGCCGGTCAAATTTTATACCAGTACTGGCAGCAGCACCTTCCAAACCCTCCAGAACCCGCATCTTATCACGCTCTGTCTGCAGTCTTCCTATTAACCACGTGCCCGCATTGGACAGGCCTTTATAGTCCAGGTCTACCGGGTTTTGTGTGGCCAGCAAAATACCAACACCAAAGGCACGCGCCTGTTTCAGCAAAGTAAGAAGAGGTGTTTTTGAAGGAGGATTAGCCACCGGCGGGAAAAAGCCAAAAATCTCATCCATATAGACTATGGCCCTCAAGCTCGTGGTACCGGACTGCATGCGTGTCCAACCCAGTATTTGATTAAGCAGTAATGATACAAAGAACATACGCTCGGCATCATTAAGATGGGCTATAGAGAATATTGATATTCGTGGCTTGCCATCTGGGGCATGCAATATTCGGTCGATATCGAGCGGCTCCCCTTCTAACCAGGCGTTAAAGCCTGGTGCCGCCAGCAAATTATTAAGCGAAAGAGCCAGTTCAAAACGCTCCTTAGACGGATAAAATGATTCGATGTCCATAACACCTATCTTGGCTACGGGAGGTGTTTGTATATGTTGAATGAGAGCTGCCAAATCCAAATCCCGGCCTTGTTTCCAGGATGAATCCAATATTGTCGAGATTAAAATATGCTCCCGGCTCCGGATCGGGTCAGCCTCTATGCCCATAAGTCCAAGCAAACTGGTAGCTGTGGAGCTGATTCGGTCTCCAAGAAGCTCACTATCGTCAATAATGGCAGCTGGCGGAGCAGCAAATGATTTCAATATGGAAACTGGTATACCGGCACTGCTTCCCGGCGTATATATGACGAAATCGGCCGCCTGGCGCAGGCGACCAATCCGTTCACCGCTTTGCCCCCATCCCGCGAGACCCTTCTTCCACATCTCCGCCTGCTGTTTAGAATATTCCTCTGCGGAAAGCCCCTTCTTGCGAGCATCATCCTCATTTATCCAAGGGGCAAAATCTTCCGGTCGTAGCTCCGGGAATGTTAGTAGCAGATTAGGCAGGTCTCCTTTGGGGTCAATAACGATTGCCGGGACGCCATCAAGAGCAGCTTCCTCCAGAAGCGCGATGCAGAGCCCAGTCTTGCCGCTACCGGTCATGCCAACGCAGACGCCGTGTGTTACCAGGTCTTTAGAATCATAGAGAATAAGCCCATCTTTTGGACTTTTTGTTGCCAGGTCATAAGGCCGGCCCAGATAAAAGACTCCCAACTTCTCATAATCTTCCATCGCCAAAGTCTCCTTAAATTATTTTACCGCATCCATTCATTCCCCAGGTTTCCAGAAGCGGCGTCTTTAATTTAAGCCTAATATGCAGACGTTGTCAATAGCGCACAACTTGATTTGTAAAGCCTGTTGTCGTAGACTACTTCTAGTGTGCATAATCCTTTTAAGATTGGAGGCTGACTGATAAAAGGGATGCAGCCTAAGACAAAGAACTTAGAGAAACTTTCAGTAGCTATGAAAGACGAGAATTTCAGTCTATTTGACGCTATCGGTAATACCCCGCTGGTTGAACTAAAGAATCTAAATGGAAATCCGAGGGTAAAAATCCTGGGAAAACTCGAGGGCAGTAACCCCGGAGGTTCAGTTAAAGACCGACCTGCCTACTACATGATAATCAAGGCCGAGGAATCCGGCAGACTAACTAAGGATAAGACAATAGTTGAGCCGACATCAGGAAACATGGGAATTGCCCTAGCTATGATAGGAGCGGCCAAAGGATACAACGTCAAGTTATTTATGCCAGAATGTGTCAGTGTAGAGAGGCAACGTACTCTGGCTGCGCTAGGTGCCGAGGTTATGCTCACCCCAGCCACAGAAGGCACTGATGGCGCTATAAGACGGGCACACCAACTTGCCAGCGAAGAACCTGACAAATGCTACATGCCCAATCAATTCGACAACGAAAGCAACGTCCTGGCTCATTATGAGACAACCGGACCTGAGATATTCGCTCAGACTAAAGGGGAAATTGACGTGTTCATTGCCGGCATGGGGACGACAGGAACGTTAATGGGCACTGGGAAATACCTCAAAGAAAAAAAACGGGGCGTGAAAATAGTTGCGGTAGAGCCTACCGAGGGACATACGATACAGGGACTGAAGAACATGAAAGAATCCATAGTCCCCAAAATCTACCGCCCAGATACATTTGATGAAAAGGTTATCATTGAGGACGATGACGCATTTGAAACAACGAGATTACTGGCTATCAAAGAAGGCCTCTTTGTCGGGATGTCAAGTGGAGCAGCAGTAGCCGGAGCTCTACACATAGCT
Coding sequences within it:
- a CDS encoding PLP-dependent cysteine synthase family protein, whose protein sequence is MKDENFSLFDAIGNTPLVELKNLNGNPRVKILGKLEGSNPGGSVKDRPAYYMIIKAEESGRLTKDKTIVEPTSGNMGIALAMIGAAKGYNVKLFMPECVSVERQRTLAALGAEVMLTPATEGTDGAIRRAHQLASEEPDKCYMPNQFDNESNVLAHYETTGPEIFAQTKGEIDVFIAGMGTTGTLMGTGKYLKEKKRGVKIVAVEPTEGHTIQGLKNMKESIVPKIYRPDTFDEKVIIEDDDAFETTRLLAIKEGLFVGMSSGAAVAGALHIAKNLNSGTIVVVLPDRGDRYLSTTLFRSFCAKCPP
- a CDS encoding ATP-binding protein, whose amino-acid sequence is MEDYEKLGVFYLGRPYDLATKSPKDGLILYDSKDLVTHGVCVGMTGSGKTGLCIALLEEAALDGVPAIVIDPKGDLPNLLLTFPELRPEDFAPWINEDDARKKGLSAEEYSKQQAEMWKKGLAGWGQSGERIGRLRQAADFVIYTPGSSAGIPVSILKSFAAPPAAIIDDSELLGDRISSTATSLLGLMGIEADPIRSREHILISTILDSSWKQGRDLDLAALIQHIQTPPVAKIGVMDIESFYPSKERFELALSLNNLLAAPGFNAWLEGEPLDIDRILHAPDGKPRISIFSIAHLNDAERMFFVSLLLNQILGWTRMQSGTTSLRAIVYMDEIFGFFPPVANPPSKTPLLTLLKQARAFGVGILLATQNPVDLDYKGLSNAGTWLIGRLQTERDKMRVLEGLEGAAASTGIKFDRQSMEETLAGLGSRIFLMNDVHEDAPEIFETRWAMSYLRGPVTRNQIKLLMDPKRSTIIGKPVVGAAAQVPSSPGVSAYQAPAAAVSATAKKAERPLLPPDISQYFIPIRGSQPTGQTLIYNPMLLGLAQVHFADIKTGVDVAQESTFVTQITEDPIAVNWDNSAVASFNISDLDKSPNEPAQYSQLPAATGNARNYGGWNKDFADWLYRNQKLELLRSPTLKQFSNLGESERDFRIRLQQDAREQRDEATEKLRQKYASKMATLEEQVRRAQQAVEREAEQAKQQKMQTAVSVGATLLSAFVGRKAVSYSSLGRATTAVRGASRIMKESQDIKQAQETVATYQQRLQELESSLKAETEALAAKSDPLTEELEKVIVRPAKKDISVRLTTLVWMPNWQSPEGKLTPAWN